TTACTTCGCCCTTTTGCCATGTGGTGGCAGCCGGCCAGTTACTGCTAATTGGCGATAAGATTACAGGACGGTCATTAATTTTAAGTGTTAATCCACTTGGCTGCGGTTTTATCTCAACGCTGCTAAGTTGACTAGAGATAAGTTTTGCAATCATTGACTTAGGTAAAGCTGTACTAAACAGCAAGTCTTTAAATTGATTGACGACTTGCAAGGAAACATTACTTTGTTGAGCACTAAGATGCGCAATGAGTTTGTTTTCACTTGCGAGCAATTGTGCCACGGCTTGTGGAAGCGGTACTTTTAAATCAAGCGCCTTGATGTGTAATGTGGTGTCTGGCAACGTGGTTGCTGAAGACTGTACTACTGGGCTTGGCGTATGCGTCTTTAGCGTCGTTAAAATATCAAAAAGCTGTTTTGTCAGCATTACTTGCGCTTGTAATTTGGGCGTTTGAAAGGTGACCACCTTGCCAGTTTCATCGATACTAACCTGTGCTTCTGGAAGCTGATTGGGCTGAGTTGGAGGCTTAAGCGCAAGTTGGATAGTTTGCCAGCGGCCATCAATTGCCACATCCATTTTTAGTTTATCGTTACTAATTTGGATATTCTTTGCTGCAAACGGTTGGTTTTTGGCTAAGTCTAATCTCGATACTTCGCTATTATCTGTGCTTATCACAGATGCTGTCGTCGTATTTGTCGTAATTGGCAGCTTATTCATTATTTTAAATCAAATTTTCGCTAATCGGTCGCATCGGATTATTCGTATTACCATACCATTATGTTAGACTAACGCCCAATTTTAGGTAAAGAGAAGCCCAAGTTTGCTAGAGATAGACGCCGTCACTTGTACCAAACAAGATAGATGCTTGTTTGACTCATTAAGTTTCACTCTCCATGCGGGGCAGATCATGCAAATTGAAGGCCCAAATGGTGCCGGAAAAACCTCTTTGTTGAGGATCATTGCTGGATTCGCTAGAGCGGACGAAGGGCAGATCCGCTACAACAGCACTGATATCCGTGATGATTATGATTCATTCGCAGCCGATTTATTATTTATTGGTCATAAGACAGGTGTCAATCAACAACTTAGTGCCTACGAAAATGTCCAACATTGGCTTATGGTTCACGGCGCTCAGGCAGAAGAAGAAGAAGTTTATACACTGCTTGCTAAGCTCGGCTTAATCGGACTTGAAGATGTACCTGTGCGAACGTTATCTGCGGGTCAGCAGCGCCGTGTAGCGTTAGTACGTTTGTGGCTAAATCAAGCCAAGCTTTGGGTGCTAGATGAACCATTTACTGCGCTGGACAAAAAAGGGGTCGCCATGTTGCAAACCCAATTTCAGTCTCATCTCGACAAGGGGGGCGCCATTTTATTGACGACCCACCAAGATCTCACCGCACACTTTGCACAGTTACAAACTTTGGCGTTGGAGTACCGTTTGTAATGCAGACTCAACATTCTTATTGGTTAGCTTTTAAATCGGTTTATGCCAAAGATGTGACCTTGGCTTTTAGACAACGCGCTGAGATAGTCAATCCGCTGTTGTTTTTCTTAATCGTGATCACCTTATTTCCGTTAGCAATTGGGCCCGAACCTGCGCTGCTTACCAGAATGGCACCGGGTATTATTTGGGTAGCGGCGCTTTTATCGACTATGTTAGGTCTAGATAAATTATTTAGGGACGATTACAACGACGGCTCATTAGAGCAATTGATTGCTTCACCTTATCCTTTATCGCTATCAGTATTAGCAAAAGTAGCAGCGCATTGGACAGTCAGTGGTTTGCCAATGGTGGTGCTTGCGCCCTTGTTCGCGCTGTTAATGAATCTCGAGTCGCAGTCTCTTAATGCGACTGTATTGACCTTACTGATAGGTACACCGTTATTAAGTTTTATTGGGGCTATTGGCGCAGGACTCACCGTTGCATTGCAAAAGGGTGGCATTTTAATGAGTTTACTCGTCCTTCCGCTTTATATCCCCGTATTGATTTTTGCAACGTCCGCCATAGATACCAGTAGCATGTCTTTAGCGTATGGTGGTCAACTTGCAATCCTTGGTGCGATGCTTGCCGTCGCAATTGTCGCCGCACCAATTGCCATATCGTCAGCTTTAAGAGTGAGTGTAA
This genomic interval from Pseudoalteromonas galatheae contains the following:
- the ccmA gene encoding cytochrome c biogenesis heme-transporting ATPase CcmA, translating into MLEIDAVTCTKQDRCLFDSLSFTLHAGQIMQIEGPNGAGKTSLLRIIAGFARADEGQIRYNSTDIRDDYDSFAADLLFIGHKTGVNQQLSAYENVQHWLMVHGAQAEEEEVYTLLAKLGLIGLEDVPVRTLSAGQQRRVALVRLWLNQAKLWVLDEPFTALDKKGVAMLQTQFQSHLDKGGAILLTTHQDLTAHFAQLQTLALEYRL
- the ccmB gene encoding heme exporter protein CcmB — encoded protein: MQTQHSYWLAFKSVYAKDVTLAFRQRAEIVNPLLFFLIVITLFPLAIGPEPALLTRMAPGIIWVAALLSTMLGLDKLFRDDYNDGSLEQLIASPYPLSLSVLAKVAAHWTVSGLPMVVLAPLFALLMNLESQSLNATVLTLLIGTPLLSFIGAIGAGLTVALQKGGILMSLLVLPLYIPVLIFATSAIDTSSMSLAYGGQLAILGAMLAVAIVAAPIAISSALRVSVS